Proteins from one Streptomyces genisteinicus genomic window:
- a CDS encoding NtaA/DmoA family FMN-dependent monooxygenase (This protein belongs to a clade of FMN-dependent monooxygenases, within a broader family of flavin-dependent oxidoreductases, the luciferase-like monooxygenase (LMM) family, some of whose members use coenzyme F420 rather than FMN.) produces the protein MPAGSNAGQPPPRAGQAKQVHLAVQLPGIHNVTVWTDPRSESQIAVDSFVRLARAAERGKFDFFFLAEGLRLREHKGQVYDLDVVGRPENLTMLAALAAVTTRLGLAATVNTTFNEPYEVARRFATLDLLSEGRTAWNVVTSYDAFTGENFRRGGYLDEADRYTRAAEFLATAKELWASWGEDDLVADAASGEFVRPGAGRFAHHGEHFDISGRFGTPRGPQGHPVIIQSGESDAGREFAARDADVIFSKYSSLEQARPFYQDVKRRLAAYGRTHDDLKILPTATAVVADTDEEARAYADEITREQVSPQTAIAHLEGVWGRDLSAYDPDGPLPDVDPEPESLILKGHSVFRKGREETARQWREIAGERGLSIRELMIEVHGGQTFVGSPRTVADRIDHFVQSDGADGFILVPHLTPDGLDEVVDRVVPLLQEKGVYREDYTGPTLRDHLGLGLPKETP, from the coding sequence GTGCCCGCCGGATCGAACGCCGGACAGCCGCCGCCCCGCGCGGGGCAGGCCAAGCAGGTGCACCTCGCGGTGCAGCTGCCAGGCATCCACAACGTGACCGTCTGGACGGACCCGCGGTCCGAGAGCCAGATCGCCGTCGACTCGTTCGTCCGGCTCGCACGCGCGGCGGAGCGGGGGAAGTTCGACTTCTTCTTCCTGGCCGAGGGACTGCGGCTGCGCGAGCACAAGGGACAGGTGTACGACCTCGACGTGGTCGGGCGGCCCGAGAACCTGACGATGCTCGCCGCGCTCGCCGCCGTGACAACCCGCCTCGGTCTCGCGGCCACCGTGAACACCACGTTCAACGAGCCCTACGAGGTGGCGCGGCGCTTCGCGACGCTGGACCTGCTGAGCGAGGGCCGCACCGCGTGGAACGTGGTCACCAGCTACGACGCCTTCACCGGGGAGAACTTCCGCCGCGGCGGCTACCTCGACGAGGCCGACCGCTACACCCGGGCCGCCGAGTTCCTCGCCACCGCCAAGGAGCTGTGGGCGAGCTGGGGCGAGGACGACCTGGTGGCGGACGCGGCGTCGGGCGAGTTCGTCCGGCCGGGCGCGGGGCGGTTCGCCCACCACGGGGAGCACTTCGACATCTCCGGCCGGTTCGGCACGCCCCGCGGCCCGCAGGGTCACCCGGTGATCATCCAGTCCGGGGAGTCCGACGCCGGACGGGAGTTCGCGGCCCGCGACGCCGACGTCATCTTCAGCAAGTACAGCAGCCTGGAGCAGGCCCGGCCGTTCTACCAGGACGTGAAGCGCCGGCTGGCCGCCTACGGCCGGACGCACGACGATCTGAAGATCCTGCCGACCGCCACGGCCGTGGTCGCCGACACCGACGAGGAGGCGCGGGCCTACGCCGACGAGATCACCCGTGAGCAGGTGAGCCCGCAGACCGCGATCGCGCATCTGGAGGGCGTCTGGGGCCGGGACCTGTCCGCGTACGACCCGGACGGACCGCTGCCGGACGTCGACCCGGAGCCGGAGTCCCTGATCCTCAAGGGCCATTCGGTCTTCCGCAAGGGCCGCGAGGAGACCGCGCGGCAGTGGCGCGAGATCGCCGGGGAGCGCGGACTGAGCATCCGTGAGCTGATGATCGAGGTGCACGGCGGCCAGACCTTCGTCGGCAGCCCGCGGACGGTCGCCGACCGCATCGACCACTTCGTGCAGTCGGACGGTGCCGACGGCTTCATCCTGGTGCCCCATCTGACGCCCGACGGCCTGGACGAGGTGGTGGACCGCGTGGTTCCGCTGCTCCAGGAGAAGGGCGTGTACCGCGAGGACTACACGGGGCCCACGCTCCGCGACCACCTGGGCCTCGGCCTGCCGAAGGAGACTCCGTGA
- a CDS encoding LLM class flavin-dependent oxidoreductase has product MTGTPFHLAVALDGAGWHPGAWRAAGARPGELFSAGYWTDLVTEAERGLLDFVTLEDTLAPQSEPFHRPDDRTDRVRGTVDAVLLAARLAPVTRRIGLVPTANVTHTEPFHVGIGIATLDHASEGRAGWRPQIASRASDAALFGRRTTPQLTDDDIRDPEAIARRLRPLFAEAADAVEVARRLWDSWEDDAEIRDAATGRFIDRDKLHHIDFEGPHFRVRGPSIVPRSPQGQPVVASLAHASVPYAFAAAASDVVFLTPRDRAGVARILAEVDEAVEAAGRDLAARPLLRFADLVVVLGDTAAAAAERGARLDDLAGAPLASDAAVFTGTPAGLADLLEDWRAEGLDGFRLRPAALPHDLSAVTGTLVPELQRRGVFRTEYTSTTLRGHLGLARPASRYAVPAAG; this is encoded by the coding sequence GTGACCGGCACACCGTTCCATCTCGCCGTCGCCCTGGACGGGGCGGGCTGGCACCCCGGCGCCTGGCGGGCCGCGGGCGCCCGGCCCGGTGAGCTGTTCTCCGCGGGCTACTGGACGGACCTGGTGACCGAGGCCGAGCGCGGACTGCTCGACTTCGTGACCCTGGAGGACACCCTGGCCCCGCAGTCCGAACCGTTCCACCGCCCGGACGACCGCACCGACCGCGTGCGGGGCACCGTGGACGCGGTGCTGCTGGCGGCCCGGCTCGCACCGGTGACCCGGCGCATCGGGCTGGTGCCGACGGCGAACGTCACGCACACCGAGCCGTTCCACGTGGGCATCGGCATCGCCACCCTGGACCACGCCTCGGAGGGCAGAGCCGGCTGGCGTCCGCAGATAGCCTCACGTGCCTCGGACGCCGCGCTCTTCGGCCGCCGCACCACACCGCAGCTCACCGACGACGACATCCGCGACCCGGAGGCGATCGCCCGGCGGCTGCGTCCGCTGTTCGCGGAGGCGGCCGACGCGGTGGAGGTGGCGCGCCGGCTGTGGGACAGCTGGGAGGACGACGCGGAGATACGCGACGCGGCGACGGGCCGCTTCATCGACCGCGACAAGCTCCACCACATCGACTTCGAGGGCCCGCACTTCCGGGTGCGCGGCCCCTCGATCGTTCCGCGCTCACCGCAGGGGCAGCCGGTGGTGGCGAGCCTCGCGCACGCCTCGGTCCCGTACGCGTTCGCGGCGGCGGCGTCCGACGTCGTGTTCCTCACCCCGCGGGACAGGGCGGGCGTCGCCCGGATCCTCGCCGAGGTGGACGAGGCGGTCGAGGCCGCCGGCAGGGACCTGGCCGCACGGCCGCTGCTGCGGTTCGCGGACCTCGTCGTCGTGCTCGGCGACACCGCGGCGGCAGCGGCGGAGCGCGGGGCCCGGCTGGACGACCTGGCCGGCGCCCCGCTCGCCTCCGACGCCGCGGTGTTCACCGGCACCCCGGCCGGACTGGCCGACCTGCTGGAGGACTGGCGCGCCGAAGGGCTCGACGGCTTCCGTCTCCGCCCGGCGGCCCTCCCCCACGACCTGTCGGCCGTCACCGGCACGCTGGTGCCGGAGCTCCAGCGGCGCGGGGTCTTCCGGACGGAGTACACCTCCACCACGCTCCGCGGTCACCTGGGACTCGCCCGCCCGGCGAGCCGCTACGCGGTGCCCGCCGCGGGCTGA
- a CDS encoding fumarylacetoacetate (FAA) hydrolase — protein sequence MSLPTLATLFEALYRGERHVGFGRPEPGTPQTLYRVPEGRLAEVFVTTDGSPDAVRAAVAEGAEEVTVTAGDPEVRLLPPLLPARSGAALLSGFMGTHKKKWGGASAPEGGDFEPPKWFFKGFGDWVRLPGETLNVPADPIALIEEPEVALVYVNDEDGTPHYAGYTFGNDLCDIGLHRKDPGYNPYCKLCDTALAPWLFLGEPPRTVTGRVTITRDGATAWEGSFDCGDDALYFRVRDMAAHLFSFPAVRRPGLVNYVLLGADEASFHDGFRIADGDRIAIDVKSHGVAFENPVAYVSPPPLG from the coding sequence ATGTCCCTTCCGACCCTTGCGACCCTCTTCGAAGCCCTGTACCGGGGCGAGCGGCACGTCGGCTTCGGCAGGCCGGAGCCGGGCACGCCGCAGACCCTCTACCGGGTCCCCGAGGGGCGGCTGGCGGAGGTCTTCGTCACCACCGACGGCTCGCCCGACGCCGTGCGGGCGGCGGTCGCCGAGGGGGCCGAGGAGGTCACCGTCACGGCCGGCGACCCGGAGGTCCGGCTGCTGCCGCCGCTGCTCCCCGCGCGGAGCGGGGCGGCCCTGCTCAGCGGTTTCATGGGGACCCACAAGAAGAAGTGGGGCGGTGCGTCGGCGCCCGAGGGCGGGGATTTCGAGCCGCCGAAGTGGTTCTTCAAGGGGTTCGGCGACTGGGTGCGGCTGCCCGGGGAGACGCTGAACGTGCCGGCGGACCCGATCGCTCTGATCGAGGAGCCCGAGGTGGCGCTGGTCTACGTGAACGACGAGGACGGCACCCCGCACTACGCGGGCTACACCTTCGGCAACGACCTCTGCGACATCGGGCTGCACCGCAAGGACCCGGGCTACAACCCGTACTGCAAGCTCTGCGACACCGCGCTCGCCCCGTGGCTGTTCCTCGGCGAGCCGCCGCGCACGGTCACCGGGCGGGTCACCATCACCCGGGACGGGGCCACCGCCTGGGAGGGGAGCTTCGACTGCGGCGACGACGCGCTGTACTTCCGGGTCCGGGACATGGCGGCGCATCTTTTCTCGTTCCCCGCGGTGCGGAGGCCGGGGCTGGTCAACTACGTGCTCCTGGGGGCCGACGAGGCGAGCTTCCACGACGGGTTCCGGATCGCGGACGGCGACCGGATCGCCATCGACGTCAAGAGCCACGGTGTGGCGTTCGAGAACCCGGTGGCGTACGTGTCGCCGCCGCCGCTGGGCTGA
- a CDS encoding pyridoxal phosphate-dependent aminotransferase, translating to MTVSAAVPMSATLAADEALARRRAAGERVLSMASGEIGLPVLPGLRERLAAASAENAYGPVAGSPELRAAAAGYWARRGLATDPVQVVAGPGSKSLLYALLLAIGGDVVVPVPGWVSYGAQARLAGAEPVPVPIRPGEGGVPDPGRLREAVSAARRAGRDPRAVVVTVPDNPTGTVAPPGTVRELAEAARELGLTVVSDEIYGDLVYGARGPVPSPARYAPERTVVTTGLTKNLALGGWRTGVARLPDGAAGRELHGRLVSVASQIWSSPPAPVQSAAAYAFGEPPEVTARVAASRRLHETVAGAVAGHVAATGAVLAPVTATCYLYPDFAPLRDRLAGAHGVRDGDGVARFLGERHGVGVLPGSAFGEPAGSLRVRLATSRLYGADDEQRLAALAAPDPLALPWIAEAVAWAGDAVADLAAGAGAAGRRF from the coding sequence ATGACCGTGTCCGCAGCCGTTCCGATGTCCGCCACGCTCGCCGCCGACGAGGCGCTGGCCCGCCGGCGGGCCGCCGGTGAGCGCGTCCTGTCCATGGCCAGCGGGGAGATCGGCCTGCCGGTCCTCCCCGGGCTGCGGGAACGGCTCGCCGCCGCCTCGGCCGAGAACGCCTACGGGCCGGTGGCCGGCAGCCCGGAGCTGCGGGCCGCGGCCGCCGGGTACTGGGCGCGCCGGGGGCTCGCCACCGATCCCGTCCAGGTGGTGGCCGGGCCCGGCAGCAAGTCGCTGCTCTACGCGCTGCTGCTGGCGATCGGCGGCGATGTGGTCGTCCCGGTGCCGGGCTGGGTGAGCTACGGTGCGCAGGCCCGGCTCGCGGGAGCGGAGCCGGTGCCGGTGCCGATCCGTCCGGGCGAGGGCGGCGTCCCCGACCCGGGGCGGCTCCGCGAGGCGGTCTCGGCCGCCCGCCGGGCGGGCCGCGATCCGCGGGCGGTCGTCGTCACGGTCCCGGACAACCCCACCGGCACGGTCGCCCCGCCCGGGACGGTGCGGGAACTCGCGGAGGCCGCGCGGGAGCTCGGCCTGACGGTCGTGTCGGACGAGATCTACGGCGATCTGGTCTACGGCGCCCGTGGACCCGTGCCCTCGCCGGCCCGGTACGCGCCGGAGCGGACCGTGGTCACCACGGGGCTGACGAAGAACCTGGCGCTCGGGGGCTGGCGCACCGGGGTGGCCAGGCTGCCGGACGGTGCTGCGGGCAGGGAGCTGCACGGCCGGCTGGTGTCGGTCGCCAGCCAGATCTGGTCCAGCCCGCCCGCGCCCGTGCAGTCGGCGGCCGCGTACGCGTTCGGCGAGCCGCCCGAGGTGACCGCGCGGGTCGCGGCGAGCCGCCGGCTGCACGAGACGGTGGCGGGCGCGGTCGCCGGGCACGTGGCGGCGACGGGCGCGGTGCTCGCACCGGTCACCGCCACCTGCTACCTGTATCCGGATTTCGCCCCGCTGCGCGACCGGCTGGCCGGCGCGCACGGGGTGCGCGACGGCGACGGCGTCGCCCGGTTCCTCGGCGAGCGCCACGGTGTGGGCGTACTGCCAGGGAGCGCCTTCGGCGAACCGGCCGGGTCGCTGCGGGTCCGGCTGGCCACGAGCCGGCTGTACGGCGCGGACGACGAGCAGCGGCTGGCCGCGCTGGCCGCGCCCGACCCGCTCGCGCTGCCGTGGATCGCCGAGGCCGTGGCCTGGGCCGGCGACGCGGTCGCCGACCTCGCCGCCGGCGCCGGAGCGGCCGGCCGGCGCTTCTGA
- a CDS encoding ThuA domain-containing protein — translation MRHLTHHLARHLARRTAPPATAPGATTPRAVRPRRPLARAGAWLGAAALLCAGATLPATASAAPPAPDPAPATAPAAAAAADPAYRVLAFSRTAGFRHSSIDDGLAALRELGGANNFTVDATEDPTAFTTANLARYRAVVFLSTTGDVLDGTQQTAFEQYIRAGGGYVGVHAAADTEYDWPFYAGLAGALFHSHPHNQTATVEVENRAHDATAHLGTTWQRFDEWYNYRTNPRTTAHVLASLDESSYTGGSMSGDHPIAWCKEYEGGRAFYTGGGHTDESYSEPAFRRHVLGGIRWAAGMTRADCRPENGYEPLFESGTAGWRQAGPGSFSLADSTLTSQGGLGLLWYAGRELTGDWSLKLDWRAEGDDNSGVFVGFPASDDPWSAVNNGYEIQIDATDSPDRTTGAVYGFRSADTAARDTALNPPGEWNTYEIRVTGERLEVFLNGTRINDFTNTDPARSLRQGHIGLQNHGDGDTVSFRDIRLRATGAPPVSSAVTGVNGKCLDVAGGSGVEGAQVRLWSCNGTAAQRWEVPGDGSVRALGGCLDVSGGGSADGTKVQWWTCNGTGAQKWAAQADGSLRNPQSGKCLDAEGSTWNDGTRVHLWTCHTGPNQRWTLP, via the coding sequence ATGCGACACCTCACACACCACCTGGCACGACACCTCGCCCGACGTACCGCACCCCCCGCCACCGCGCCGGGCGCGACGACGCCCCGAGCCGTTCGTCCCCGGCGTCCCCTGGCCCGCGCGGGCGCCTGGCTCGGCGCCGCGGCCCTGCTCTGCGCGGGAGCCACGCTGCCCGCCACGGCGTCCGCGGCGCCCCCGGCCCCCGACCCCGCTCCGGCCACGGCGCCTGCCGCGGCCGCCGCGGCCGACCCCGCCTACCGGGTCCTGGCCTTCTCCCGTACGGCGGGCTTCCGCCACTCCTCCATCGACGACGGACTGGCCGCCCTGCGAGAACTGGGCGGCGCCAACAACTTCACCGTCGACGCCACCGAGGACCCCACCGCGTTCACCACCGCCAACCTGGCCCGCTACCGGGCCGTCGTCTTCCTCTCCACCACCGGCGACGTCCTCGACGGCACCCAGCAGACCGCGTTCGAGCAGTACATCCGCGCCGGCGGCGGCTACGTCGGTGTGCACGCCGCCGCCGACACCGAGTACGACTGGCCCTTCTACGCCGGACTCGCGGGCGCCCTCTTCCACTCCCACCCGCACAACCAGACCGCCACCGTCGAGGTCGAGAACCGCGCCCACGACGCCACCGCCCACCTCGGCACCACCTGGCAGCGCTTCGACGAGTGGTACAACTACCGCACCAACCCCCGGACGACGGCCCATGTGCTCGCCTCGCTCGACGAGTCCAGCTACACCGGCGGCTCCATGTCCGGCGACCACCCGATCGCCTGGTGCAAGGAGTACGAGGGCGGCCGGGCCTTCTACACCGGCGGCGGCCACACCGACGAGTCGTACTCCGAGCCCGCCTTCCGCCGCCACGTCCTCGGCGGCATCCGCTGGGCCGCCGGCATGACCCGTGCCGACTGCCGCCCGGAGAACGGCTACGAACCGCTCTTCGAGAGCGGCACGGCCGGCTGGCGGCAGGCGGGCCCCGGCTCGTTCTCGCTCGCCGACTCCACCCTCACCTCGCAAGGCGGTCTCGGACTGCTCTGGTACGCGGGGCGCGAACTGACCGGCGACTGGTCCCTCAAACTGGACTGGCGCGCCGAGGGCGACGACAACTCCGGCGTCTTCGTCGGCTTCCCCGCGTCCGACGACCCCTGGTCGGCCGTGAACAACGGCTACGAGATCCAGATCGACGCCACCGACTCCCCGGACCGCACCACCGGCGCGGTCTACGGATTCCGGTCCGCCGACACCGCGGCCCGCGACACGGCGCTCAACCCGCCCGGCGAGTGGAACACCTACGAGATCAGGGTCACCGGCGAACGTCTGGAGGTCTTCCTCAACGGCACCCGGATCAACGACTTCACCAACACCGACCCCGCCCGCAGCCTGCGCCAGGGCCACATCGGCCTCCAGAACCACGGCGACGGCGACACCGTCTCCTTCCGCGACATCCGCCTCCGCGCCACCGGTGCGCCGCCGGTGTCGTCGGCGGTGACGGGGGTGAACGGCAAGTGCCTGGACGTGGCGGGCGGTTCGGGCGTCGAGGGTGCGCAGGTGCGGTTGTGGTCGTGCAACGGGACGGCGGCGCAGCGGTGGGAGGTGCCGGGTGACGGTTCGGTGCGTGCGCTGGGCGGCTGCCTCGATGTGAGCGGCGGCGGTTCGGCGGACGGCACGAAGGTGCAGTGGTGGACGTGCAACGGGACGGGTGCCCAGAAGTGGGCGGCGCAGGCGGACGGTTCGCTGCGCAATCCGCAGTCGGGCAAGTGTCTGGACGCGGAGGGCTCGACCTGGAACGACGGCACCCGGGTCCACCTGTGGACCTGCCACACCGGACCCAACCAGCGCTGGACCCTGCCCTGA